The following proteins are encoded in a genomic region of Chloracidobacterium sp.:
- the secF gene encoding protein translocase subunit SecF produces the protein MFNLFQNIHIDWLGKRKIFISVSILVMLIGLVSAIGREMAPGGTDAFNLGVDFKGGTLITVKFRQRPSDSELRAALDAAGVSDPVIQSTNKADEALIKIPLIEEANAGTEGDQNEKEQVQAGRMAVKGALDTFGKGAEGDATLDSDADASYKILGTDSVGAIAGSQLRNQAVAATLLGMVGILLFIAFRYDWTYAAGAVLAVFHDVIVVLAFFSLFQWEVNLTVIAAILTIVGFSVNDSIVIFDRVRENIPLRRNETLFEITNDSINQTLSRTVITSGLVVLSVLALVLFGGEVLRSFSLALLVGVIFGTYSSIAIASPISIWWQTKIGASLASAVLAPKSGEKMASASRRSVTRRPVTR, from the coding sequence ATGTTCAATTTATTTCAAAATATTCATATTGACTGGCTCGGCAAAAGGAAGATATTCATCTCCGTTTCTATCCTTGTCATGCTGATCGGGCTTGTTTCCGCTATCGGGCGTGAAATGGCTCCGGGCGGCACGGATGCCTTCAATCTCGGTGTCGATTTCAAGGGCGGAACGCTTATTACCGTTAAATTTCGTCAGCGGCCGTCGGACAGCGAGTTGCGCGCGGCGCTCGACGCAGCGGGTGTAAGCGATCCTGTCATTCAATCGACTAATAAGGCGGACGAAGCCCTCATCAAGATACCGCTGATCGAAGAAGCCAACGCCGGAACAGAGGGCGACCAGAATGAGAAGGAGCAGGTTCAGGCGGGCCGAATGGCTGTCAAGGGAGCACTGGATACGTTCGGTAAAGGTGCTGAGGGAGATGCGACGCTCGATTCGGATGCTGACGCGTCATACAAGATCCTCGGAACTGATTCGGTTGGTGCGATCGCGGGTTCGCAGCTGCGTAATCAGGCCGTTGCGGCGACACTGCTCGGTATGGTCGGTATCTTGCTTTTTATTGCGTTCCGATATGACTGGACGTATGCTGCCGGTGCGGTCCTTGCGGTATTTCACGATGTGATCGTCGTACTCGCGTTCTTCTCATTATTCCAATGGGAAGTGAACCTTACGGTCATTGCCGCGATCCTGACCATCGTTGGATTCTCGGTCAACGACTCTATCGTTATCTTTGACCGCGTACGTGAGAATATTCCGCTGCGTCGGAATGAGACCCTGTTCGAGATAACAAATGATTCGATCAATCAAACGCTGTCCCGAACGGTTATAACGTCTGGTCTTGTGGTGCTTTCGGTCCTGGCGCTCGTGCTGTTCGGCGGTGAGGTCCTCAGGAGTTTTTCTCTTGCTTTGCTTGTCGGCGTGATCTTCGGAACCTATTCAAGCATCGCCATTGCAAGCCCCATTTCGATATGGTGGCAGACTAAGATCGGTGCTTCGTTGGCAAGTGCGGTGCTCGCGCCGAAGTCGGGCGAGAAGATGGCATCAGCTTCGCGACGGTCGGTTACCCGGCGGCCTGTAACGCGGTAG
- a CDS encoding TonB family protein: MLDQLVESKSNARENGRRGRFMAIVLILAVVTVLGLWTRDLFAHDYSMGGGDLELSTLVAPPPPEDEPPPEKPKEPEKQQKQPDVDVRKELIANINTTPPAIPKEVETKKTNFQAMRENVKTVQGNENITNVSAVPERGAGAVQSGTTLGTGSTGSGRGDDDDEGGAPPPKAPPPAPKPPSKPISGGVLNGKALSLPKPGYPAAARSVHASGTVTVQVTISESGSVISANAVSGHPLLRAAAEQAARGARFSPTLLSGQPVKVTGVITYNFVQ; encoded by the coding sequence ATGCTTGACCAGTTAGTTGAATCTAAGAGTAACGCGAGGGAGAACGGCCGACGCGGACGCTTTATGGCGATCGTCTTGATCTTGGCGGTCGTTACCGTACTCGGTTTGTGGACGCGTGATCTCTTTGCTCATGATTACAGCATGGGCGGAGGCGATCTTGAATTGTCCACGCTTGTGGCACCGCCGCCGCCGGAAGATGAGCCGCCGCCGGAGAAGCCAAAAGAGCCTGAGAAACAGCAGAAGCAGCCCGATGTCGATGTTCGTAAGGAACTGATAGCAAATATCAACACGACGCCGCCTGCGATCCCTAAAGAAGTTGAGACAAAGAAGACCAACTTCCAGGCGATGCGTGAGAACGTAAAGACAGTTCAGGGTAATGAGAACATAACGAACGTTTCTGCTGTTCCGGAAAGAGGAGCGGGAGCCGTTCAAAGCGGGACGACGCTTGGTACCGGCAGTACGGGAAGCGGCCGAGGTGACGACGATGATGAAGGCGGGGCACCGCCGCCAAAGGCACCGCCGCCGGCGCCAAAGCCGCCATCAAAGCCTATATCCGGTGGTGTGCTAAATGGGAAGGCTTTGAGTCTGCCGAAGCCGGGATATCCGGCGGCCGCGCGTTCGGTTCATGCAAGCGGAACTGTGACCGTACAAGTGACGATCAGTGAGTCCGGCTCGGTGATATCGGCAAATGCGGTCAGCGGGCATCCGCTGCTGCGTGCTGCGGCTGAACAGGCCGCACGCGGCGCCCGCTTCAGCCCGACGCTGCTTTCGGGGCAGCCTGTCAAGGTAACAGGCGTTATTACGTACAATTTCGTACAGTAG
- a CDS encoding MotA/TolQ/ExbB proton channel family protein — protein MTFLGSLVGMDTSGFLLMFAEGGVSFGIYDIAKSLTIPGWGVIITLLIESVYMIAVGIERWLTYNKAKAQSRQYAPKVAQALKNSNIDEAINISDKHKDSHLAMVVSSGLKEFAAHQGNAEISADEMEASKRALERAIAVKTAELKRGLAGLATVGSTAPFVGLFGTVVGIIGAFQALKANESAGIGAVGGAIAEALVATAFGILVAVPAVWLFNYFTSKVTSFSVEMENSASELVDYFIKQRGKSLRG, from the coding sequence ATGACTTTTCTTGGTAGCCTGGTCGGAATGGACACCTCGGGCTTTCTACTTATGTTTGCCGAAGGTGGAGTTTCGTTCGGCATTTACGATATCGCAAAGAGCCTGACCATTCCCGGTTGGGGCGTTATCATCACGCTTCTTATCGAGTCGGTCTATATGATCGCCGTCGGCATTGAGCGTTGGCTTACGTACAACAAGGCGAAGGCACAGTCCCGTCAGTACGCGCCGAAAGTTGCCCAGGCACTTAAGAACAGCAACATCGACGAAGCCATCAACATCAGCGACAAGCACAAGGATTCGCACCTTGCGATGGTCGTTTCGTCAGGTTTGAAAGAGTTTGCTGCCCATCAGGGCAACGCAGAGATCTCGGCAGACGAGATGGAAGCGTCAAAGCGTGCGCTCGAACGAGCTATTGCTGTTAAGACCGCTGAGCTTAAACGCGGCCTCGCCGGCCTTGCGACGGTCGGTTCAACCGCTCCGTTCGTCGGCCTGTTTGGTACGGTCGTCGGTATCATCGGCGCTTTCCAAGCTCTGAAGGCCAATGAATCGGCCGGTATCGGCGCGGTCGGCGGTGCTATCGCCGAGGCCCTTGTGGCTACTGCGTTCGGTATTCTCGTGGCGGTCCCTGCTGTTTGGCTGTTCAATTACTTCACGAGCAAGGTTACGAGCTTCAGTGTCGAGATGGAGAACTCGGCGTCAGAACTCGTCGATTACTTTATCAAGCAGCGCGGCAAGAGCCTCCGCGGTTAG
- a CDS encoding biopolymer transporter ExbD, which produces MGMQVGGTNEFNSEINVTPMVDVMLVLLIIFMIVTPLLQAGVSVNLPRDMVSPDEDADIAKDTSVIIAIPDNNNFYIGKDVFPLDQLGEVIKKRMEGKTPEKRIVYIKSGIDVEYGQVVKAIDTIRKQDIDKVGLVADKKKGADAPKE; this is translated from the coding sequence ATGGGAATGCAAGTTGGCGGAACCAATGAATTCAACTCGGAGATCAATGTAACTCCGATGGTGGATGTCATGCTGGTGCTCTTGATCATCTTCATGATCGTAACGCCGCTGCTGCAAGCAGGCGTGTCGGTAAATCTGCCGCGCGACATGGTCAGTCCTGATGAGGATGCGGATATCGCAAAAGACACTTCGGTGATCATTGCGATACCTGATAACAACAATTTCTACATCGGAAAGGACGTCTTTCCCCTTGATCAGCTCGGCGAAGTGATAAAGAAGCGTATGGAAGGCAAAACGCCCGAAAAACGTATCGTTTATATCAAGAGCGGCATTGATGTCGAATATGGCCAGGTCGTTAAAGCGATCGATACCATCCGAAAGCAGGATATCGACAAGGTCGGCCTTGTAGCGGATAAGAAGAAAGGGGCGGACGCTCCTAAAGAATAA
- a CDS encoding biopolymer transporter ExbD, with amino-acid sequence MGMSTGSSDGAVPSINVTPLIDVLLVLLIIFMVITPMKPSRFEAKVPAEPKNDPTVAVKPNPLTLVVGINSSDGSVTLNNEPFGSVGDTEKLTNRLREIFKQREENGVLREGTNEVEKTLFLKAPKTIRYGDVVKVIDAVKMAGASPIGLQIDDLAN; translated from the coding sequence ATGGGAATGTCAACAGGCAGCTCCGACGGGGCGGTCCCTTCGATCAACGTAACGCCGCTGATCGACGTATTGCTCGTACTTCTGATCATCTTTATGGTCATCACGCCGATGAAGCCGAGCCGTTTTGAGGCGAAGGTTCCGGCGGAGCCGAAGAATGACCCGACAGTAGCCGTTAAGCCTAACCCGCTGACCTTGGTCGTGGGCATCAATAGCTCGGACGGCAGTGTTACGCTCAACAACGAGCCGTTCGGTTCGGTTGGCGATACGGAAAAGCTGACAAACCGACTGCGTGAGATCTTCAAACAGCGCGAAGAGAACGGCGTGCTGCGTGAAGGAACCAACGAGGTCGAAAAGACGCTGTTCCTTAAGGCGCCGAAGACCATTCGTTACGGCGACGTTGTCAAGGTCATTGATGCGGTTAAAATGGCCGGTGCCTCGCCGATCGGGCTGCAGATCGACGATCTGGCGAACTAA
- a CDS encoding bifunctional (p)ppGpp synthetase/guanosine-3',5'-bis(diphosphate) 3'-pyrophosphohydrolase, with translation MIRIEDVIEKVLVNRPAANVDLIRRAYMFSALHHRGQTRASGEPYLVHPIAVADILADQRLDEVSVATGLLHDVVEDTLVDLDTIKQYFGDEITNLVDGLTKIAHISSLSKEKQQAENVRKMVLAMITDVRVVLIKLADRLHNMRTMQFLRPEKRARISQETLDIYAPIAHRLGMGKLRSELEDLSFQNIYPEEYKRLANEVDVRRPELEATLERIKSTIAEKLTENEIPYVAIEGRVKRLYSLWKKLKKQKIVIEQVYDLLAARIITPNDRKYCYLALSVIHDVWSPVPDRFKDWIGNPRDNLYQSLHTSVIDKTGQAFEVQIRTEEMHHVAEEGVAAHWKYKEKKLGAHQEDDTLDELRKTVEKLLLPLVDGNDPIDDSEDFVEALKLDLFPKDVYAFTPMGKVIALPRGSTPIDFAYAIHSVVGDTCTGAKVNGRIVPLRHEIQNGEVIEILTTQNSKPSRDWLSFVATSKARNRIRHWISLQQREESIEIGRKLLEREADRFRVTPKKLLNNEQEMKRIANDYGLSRSEDLLASVGYGKTLPRNVLAKFLGDKFDEHDPEKKKQTKLTTGIKAVGRLIGLGEDAIVVKGVDNLLTTRARCCNPLRGEDIIGYISLGKGIVVHNRRCKNVTQLMANRDRIVEVEWAKGGADQIQSVHILVTTENRTGMLAGITNAIAEIKTGIRDARASVSKEDVGTIEVTVEVFDKKHLDKVLRAISNVPGVIAVERHNS, from the coding sequence ATGATTCGCATTGAGGACGTCATAGAAAAAGTGCTTGTCAACCGCCCCGCGGCGAATGTTGACCTTATACGCAGGGCGTATATGTTCTCAGCACTGCATCATCGCGGCCAAACGCGGGCGTCCGGCGAGCCGTATCTCGTCCATCCGATAGCAGTTGCGGATATCTTGGCCGATCAGCGCCTCGATGAGGTGAGCGTTGCGACGGGGCTTCTTCACGATGTGGTCGAGGATACGCTCGTCGATCTCGACACGATCAAGCAGTATTTCGGTGACGAGATCACCAATCTGGTTGACGGCCTTACCAAGATCGCCCATATTAGCAGCCTTTCAAAAGAAAAACAGCAAGCCGAGAATGTCCGCAAAATGGTGCTTGCCATGATAACGGACGTGCGCGTCGTGCTGATCAAGCTTGCCGATCGGCTTCATAATATGCGTACAATGCAGTTCCTGCGGCCCGAGAAGCGAGCGCGCATCTCTCAGGAAACATTGGACATATACGCTCCGATCGCCCATCGGCTCGGCATGGGTAAGCTTCGCAGCGAGCTAGAGGACCTCTCATTCCAAAATATCTACCCCGAAGAGTACAAGCGGCTGGCAAACGAGGTTGACGTAAGGCGGCCGGAGTTGGAAGCCACGCTTGAACGCATAAAGTCAACCATTGCCGAAAAGCTGACCGAGAATGAGATACCGTATGTCGCGATCGAGGGCCGCGTCAAACGCCTCTACTCGCTTTGGAAAAAACTCAAGAAGCAAAAGATCGTGATCGAGCAGGTATATGATCTTCTGGCTGCACGGATAATAACGCCGAACGATCGAAAATACTGCTATCTCGCACTCAGCGTGATCCACGATGTGTGGTCGCCCGTGCCGGATCGGTTCAAAGATTGGATCGGGAATCCGCGGGATAACCTTTACCAATCGCTGCACACTTCAGTGATCGACAAGACGGGCCAGGCGTTCGAGGTGCAGATCCGCACCGAGGAAATGCACCACGTTGCCGAGGAAGGCGTTGCCGCGCATTGGAAATATAAGGAGAAGAAACTCGGTGCTCATCAGGAGGACGATACACTTGATGAACTGCGGAAAACGGTCGAAAAGCTCCTGCTGCCGCTGGTTGACGGCAACGATCCTATCGATGACTCCGAGGATTTTGTCGAAGCGTTAAAACTCGATCTCTTTCCGAAGGATGTTTATGCATTCACGCCAATGGGCAAGGTCATCGCATTGCCGCGGGGTTCGACGCCGATCGACTTTGCTTATGCCATTCATTCTGTTGTTGGCGATACATGCACCGGTGCAAAGGTGAACGGCCGCATTGTCCCGCTGCGGCACGAGATTCAGAACGGCGAGGTCATCGAGATACTGACGACGCAGAATTCGAAGCCGTCGAGGGATTGGCTGAGCTTTGTTGCGACGAGCAAGGCCCGCAACAGGATACGGCACTGGATCTCGCTTCAGCAGCGTGAAGAATCGATCGAGATCGGGCGAAAGCTGCTTGAGCGCGAGGCCGACCGTTTCCGGGTAACACCGAAGAAACTGCTGAACAATGAGCAGGAGATGAAGCGTATCGCCAATGACTACGGCCTCAGCCGCAGTGAGGACCTGCTCGCATCGGTCGGCTACGGCAAGACCCTTCCGCGAAATGTTCTCGCAAAATTTCTCGGTGATAAGTTCGATGAGCATGACCCTGAGAAGAAAAAGCAGACAAAGCTCACAACCGGCATCAAGGCTGTCGGCCGCCTGATAGGGTTGGGAGAAGATGCGATCGTGGTCAAGGGTGTGGATAATCTGCTCACGACGCGCGCCCGCTGCTGCAATCCGCTCCGCGGCGAGGATATCATCGGCTATATTTCCCTCGGCAAGGGAATCGTCGTGCATAACCGACGCTGTAAGAATGTCACACAGTTAATGGCCAATCGCGACCGGATCGTTGAGGTCGAATGGGCAAAGGGCGGCGCGGATCAAATTCAATCAGTGCATATTCTCGTAACGACCGAGAACCGCACAGGTATGCTTGCCGGTATCACAAATGCCATCGCCGAGATCAAAACAGGGATCCGCGACGCTCGTGCAAGCGTTTCAAAGGAAGATGTAGGCACGATCGAGGTAACCGTCGAGGTCTTTGATAAAAAGCATCTCGATAAGGTTCTCAGGGCCATCTCGAACGTGCCCGGCGTTATCGCTGTCGAGCGCCATAACTCTTAG
- a CDS encoding RidA family protein: MNEIISTEKAPGAIGPYSQAVKAGNTVFCSGQIPIDTATGEFVAGGVAEQTEQVLKNLSEVLTAAGASVNSVVKTTVFLADMNDFAAMNEVYARFFNENKPARATVQAARLPRDARVEIDCIAIAA; this comes from the coding sequence ATGAACGAGATCATTTCAACTGAAAAGGCGCCGGGAGCGATCGGCCCGTATTCGCAGGCGGTCAAGGCAGGGAATACCGTGTTTTGCTCCGGCCAGATCCCTATTGACACCGCCACGGGCGAATTTGTCGCGGGCGGGGTCGCCGAACAGACCGAGCAGGTCTTAAAGAATCTTTCGGAAGTACTGACAGCAGCCGGTGCGAGCGTGAACAGCGTGGTTAAGACAACAGTATTTTTGGCGGATATGAATGATTTTGCCGCGATGAATGAGGTGTACGCAAGATTCTTCAACGAGAACAAGCCCGCACGGGCAACCGTTCAGGCGGCACGTCTGCCGCGCGATGCTCGGGTCGAGATCGACTGCATCGCGATCGCAGCGTGA
- a CDS encoding 50S ribosomal protein L28, translating to MAKRCDICGKGPQFGNNVSHANNKTRRRFNPNLQSVRIQASAGGNVRAKVCTRCIKSGKITKAA from the coding sequence ATGGCAAAACGCTGCGACATCTGCGGGAAAGGCCCGCAATTCGGAAACAACGTATCACACGCTAATAACAAAACGCGTCGACGTTTCAACCCTAACCTTCAATCGGTTCGCATCCAAGCATCTGCCGGCGGTAACGTGCGGGCCAAGGTTTGCACGCGCTGTATCAAATCCGGCAAGATCACAAAGGCTGCGTAA